Proteins encoded by one window of Yamadazyma tenuis chromosome 2, complete sequence:
- the TIM11 gene encoding F1F0 ATP synthase subunit e, mitochondrial (COG:S; EggNog:ENOG503P6R0) gives MSTNFNVLRYSLLGAGVVYGAYHRYSLESSVKQEHAANAYAQEAKLINKAKAEYAKLNAPKTPVASTGSINWEDPNLDIGSALESLVAKLE, from the coding sequence ATGTCGACCAACTTCAACGTGTTAAGATACTCCCTCTTGGGTGCCGGTGTTGTCTACGGTGCCTACCACAGATATAGCTTGGAAAGCTCTGTCAAGCAAGAACACGCTGCTAACGCATACGCTCAAGAAGcgaagttgatcaacaaagCCAAAGCCGAATATGCCAAATTGAACGCCCCAAAAACTCCAGTGGCCTCGACAGGCTCAATTAATTGGGAAGATCCAAACTTGGATATTGGAAGTGCTTTGGAATCCTTGGTGGCCAAGTTAGAATAA